The Maridesulfovibrio hydrothermalis AM13 = DSM 14728 DNA window CCGGTGCATCAGGCACTTAAACTTTGTCCGCAATTACAGGTGGTTTCAGGAACAAGAGGACGCTACAAAGAAATCTCCGATCAGGTAATGAAGGTACTCGGCAACTATTCTCCGGTAGTGGAACAGGCTTCTATAGATGAAGCATATCTCGACATTACCGGAACACAAAAGCTTTTCGGCCCCCCCCGTAAACTGGCTCAGTCTATCAAAGATGACATTTATAAAACCACGGGCCTGACTGCTTCTGTCGGTATAGCTCCTGTTAAATTTCTGGCTAAAATTGCCTCAGATCTAAATAAACCAAATGGCATATCGATCATTGAACCTCATGAAGTGGAAGAATTTTTAAAAACACTGCCAGTCGAAAAAATCCCCGGAGTCGGTAAAAAAGCCCTGCCCAGACTGCATGCTTTCAGCGTAAAATTTGCAGCTGATCTGCGTAAATATTCACCTGAGTTCTGGAAAGAACGATTCGGAGAACGTGGTTTAGTGCTTTACGAAAAAGGAGCCGGAATAGATCCTACTCCAGTTACACTCGGTGGACAGATGAAATCATCCAGTGCTGAAAATACTTTCGACGATGATGTTTCTGACCCGCATGTACTGAAGACTCTACTTTTAAAACAGTCAGAACGCATTGCAGCGGACATCCGGCGCAAAGGTCTCAAAGGACGCACAATCACCCTGAAAATCAAATTTCCTGATTTCCGGCAGATCACCCGCAGCAAGACTTTAGATTTTCGCACCTCTCACTCCGGAACCATCTACAAAACAGGGTGCAAACTTCTGGATAATGAAGGCAGGATCGGACCAGTGCGGCTGATCGGTATCGGCATCTCCAACTTTGAAAACCGCAGCAGACAATTGTCTCTGCTTGATGACCCTGAAAACCCTGTAGACGACAAAAAACTGGATCAGCTGGATAAAGCTGTGGATCAAGTGCGCCGGAAATTCGGTATCAACATGCTGACCCGCGGAAGGCTGCTGGAAGATGAGTAAAGTCAAACACGGCCTCAAAGAAGGATTCACTACTGGATCATCCGCAACAGCGGCGGCAATGTCCGCATTACGTGTCCGCTTAGGCGGGACTGCTCCAAAACAAATTGAAATTCCTCTGCCGGTAAAAGGGACTCTCAACATTCCAGTTGAGCGGGTTGAAAAAACTGACGGCTGTGTCCGTGGTGTTGTCATAAAAGACGGCGGCGATGATCCCGATGCCACCCACGGCAAAGAAATTCATGCCCTTGTTGAAATTATTGCAGGTGATGAATTGCAAGTAAATATTTCCGGCGGCAAAGGTGTCGGCACAGTCACTCTGCCCGGCCTGCCGGTTGCGGTGGGCGAGCCTGCCATCAATCCAGTACCCCGCAAACAGATTATTGCCGGAATTCTTAAAGAACTTTCCGAATCTGATCCTGATTTCTGCGGAACAGTTAAGGTCTGCATTGAAGTGCCTGAAGGAAAAATTATTGCTGAAAATACAATGAACGCACGCCTTGGAATTCTGGGCGGCATTTCGATTTTAGGCACTCAGGGAATAGTTCGACCTTTCAGCCATGCCTCATGGAAGGCATCTATTGCGCAAGCCTTAAATGTTTCACGGGCCTCAGGACTAGATAATATAGTTTTCACGACAGGCCGCAGAAGTGAACGTTTTTATATGGAACACCATGCAGGAACTTCTGAAATAAATATGGTGCAGGCTGCTGATTTTTTTAAATTCTCCATGCAGCAGGCCACTCTTAAAAAATTCAGTAAAGTACGCTGGTCCCTTTTCATCGGCAAACTGGTCAAACATGCCATGGGGTTTCCGTATACCCACGCCAAAGACTGGGCTATCAATTTTCCGCAACTATCCGACTGGTGCGCAGAGCTGGGCATCAGTACAGAGCTGACAAAAGAAATCCGGACTGCAAACACAGCCCGGCAGGTATTTGATATGATCCCGGTTGAAAATAAAAAAGAATATTTAAAGATGCTCACCGGAAAAGCCCGCGCCAATGCAATCGCCTTTTCAGGTAATAAAGAGCTGGACGTAGAATATTTTTTATTTGATTTTGACGGTAGCCTTATCCATCAGCCCGGCGATTAAAAGAAATCCTCTTCATCCTCACGCAGGTTTAAAAGGACCAGCAACCCGGCTCCCCCCGCCAGAACAGAGACGACATAAAACGGAACACAACGGCCTCCCGTGTCAGTCCGGCCAACAGGAATCTCCAGTTCAATGCGCATATTGCCCATCATATCATTAATACTGGACATAGATTTTCTGCCGAGCATGGGCGCAGTCAAAGCCAGACCATAAAAAGCCGTAAGCAGTGAACCGATCAAAAGAGCAAGTGCGATAAGCTTCTTCATACATCATCACCTCCGCTAAAAGACGGAAAGAAGGCACTTCTATTGTAGCAGAAAGATCACGCGATGATAAGTTGATAATACTTTTTATCAAGAAATGCTTCACTCCTCAAAAGACCCTGCGCTCTGCAAAGCCGCATTACGGCAATGCCTAACAACTCCTGACAGGGATTGCTTAACTTTTTACTTCTGCTCAATACAGTTGTATAAGTCAGATATGAAACATCTTCTTCAGATAATCGGGCTGACCCCGGGCAGCCTTGAACCTCCTGCTTCTGCTGTTGAAATAATTTTTCAGGCAGATATTTTAACCGGTGGCAAGAGACTTCTTGACTCTTTTCCTGATTTTAAAGGTGAAAAGCTGGCATTCATTTCTCCCGTTACCGACTACGCCGAGAAGCTCAATAAGCTCCTTAAAGATGACAAAAAAATAGTTCTTCTCGCTGACGGAGATCCTCTCCTTTTCGGTGTTGCAGAATCACTTGCACAACTCATTTGTGCAGATCATGTAGAAATTATTCCCGCTCCATCCACTGTGCAGTTCGCAGCGGCGCGCCTCGGCAGAAGCTGGAAGGAATTTGAAATCATTTCCCTGCATGGCAGGACAGACTATTCCCCCTTGTGGGGAGCCATGCAGCAAGAACAGTCCTGTGCTGTATACACAGATAAAAACAACTCTCCTGCGGTCATTGCTAAGACCCTTTTAGACAAGGGCATAGATAATTATGAAATGACAGTGCTTGCTGAACTTAATACTGAATCTGAAACAATCACTCAGGGCAGTTTAGAAAGTTTCTGCGAGTCAGATTGCCCGGCTTTAAATCTTGTGCTTCTGACTACCTTGAAAACAACTGACCGACAGATTTTCGGCCGCGATGATGATAGTTTCATCCGTCAAAAAGGATTGATTACTAAATTTCCAGTGCGCGCCACGGGTATTGCACTGCTTGATTTGCGCCCGAACCAGACGGTATGGGATCTTGGAGGCGGGTGCGGCTCTGTCGCAATTGAGGCTTCTTTTATCGGACATAGTTCAAAATTTTACGCTGTGGAGAAAAGTGCTGAGCGGTTGCAGATGATTGAAAAAAATATTCGCAGGTTCAGAGCATGGACCGTTACAGCCGTGCACGGAACAATGCCTGAAGCTCTAAAAGACTTACCGGACCCGGACCGTATTTTTATAGGCGGCGGTATCGGCAGGGATGACAGTGTCATTAAAGAGGCAGCCCAAAGACTTAAAGCCGGCGGACGTATTGTAATTCACACTATTCTCATCGGCAGTTTTGAACGCACACGAAGAGTTTTTGAATCGCTTGGATGGGAATGGCAATCCATGCAGATTCAAGCATCCACATCAGACAAACTGGCCGGAGATGTCCGCTATAAAGCACAAAATCCGGTCACTATAATATGGGCAGACAAACCCGAAGGACACTAGATGGGCAAAGTATATTTTATCGGAGCAGGACCGGGTGATCCAGAACTTATCACTGTTAAGGGACAGCGTATTATTCGCGAAGCCGGACTGGTTTTATACGCCGGATCGCTGGTTCCGAAAGCGGTTATTGCTGAAGCTGCTGATAATGCATGCATAAAAGACTCCGCATCCATGTCCCTTGAAGAAACGAACAAGCTCTTGGTCGAACATGCTTTAAAAGGCGAAACCGTTGCCCGCGTACATACCGGAGACCCTGCTTTGTACGGAGCGGTGCAGGAGCAGGCCAGACTCTTGGAGCAGGCATTCATTGAATATGAAATAATTCCCGGAGTAACTTCAGCCTGCGCAGCGGCGGCAGCTTCAGGTGCATCTTTTACCGTACCGGGGGGAACTCAAACTTTGATTCTGACCCGCATGGCAGGACGCACCCCTGTTCCGGAAAGCGAGAGTCTAGAAAAACTTGCTGCTCACAATTCTGCCATGGCCATCTACCTTTCAGCGGGTAATCCTTCCGGTATTCAGAAACAGCTTCTTGCCGGCGGCCTTGCAGGACAGACTCCGGTAATCATTGGTTACCGCATCGGCTGGCCGGAACAGAAATCAGTGGAAACCACACTTGAAAATCTGGCAAACACGGCAGAAGAGCAGGGATTCAAGCGGCAGACGATTTTTATGATTTTACCGGGCAAAGGCGGTAACAGCGAATCGCTGCTCTATGATGCAGGATTCAGCCACATGTTTAGAAACGGGGAGGACTGATTCATGGAAGTACTGAAAATTAATACTGACCAACGTGAGGAAATGATCGACATCACAGGAAAAGTACGCACCCTGATCCGCCAAAACGGATGGCAGTCCGGTGCGGTACTGCTATACTGTCCCCACACAACCGGCGCAGTCACTGTTAACGAAGGAGCTGACCCCAGCGTAGTCCGCGACATTATTATAAACATGCGCAAACTGGTTCCCCACCAAGGAGACTACCATCACATGGAGGGCAATTCTGACGCGCATATCAAAACCAGCTTGTTCGGCCCCGAACAAATGCTGATAGTCGAGGACGGAGACCTTATGCTCGGCACATGGCAGCGTATCTTTTTCTGCGAATTTGACGGACCGAGAAGCCGTAAACTCTGGGTTAAGTGGCTGGCAGGGTAGAATGTATATATCTGCCATACGTAATTAAGGAGAATCTTTTATCCTCCTCCGGACTTGATGAATCGCTCAGATTTTCAGTGCTGACGCGTTGCTTGGCTCCTTTGAGCCACATGCGCAAACAGAATTGCGAACCACGCCCCTGCTCATCACAGCAATTCAGAATTTCATCTCCGGCGCGGTCTATTGCTTCCGCAATCGAGAGGCCTTCGTTTCTCAGATTTTCTGCCTTTTTCATGACCAGTTCTTCCAGCAATGCGGTATTCATAAGCTCCTCCACAAGACTCAGGCTGTGTCGGTTATCAGGTTGCGCGTGCCGGATTTCCGGCACATCCATTCCAGTTATATGTTCCGCTGCAATATTTAATCCTTCGTTGCCGTCCGGCTGCAAAGCAGTTACAATGATCTGCAAAACAAACCGGTAATAATTGTGGAAGTCGCTCAAATTATAACATCGTTAACTATCAAGCGCGACCCCTTTTATTTATTTTACTCATAAACCTGACAATTTTTACACACGGAGCCAGCATGGATCACCAGAAAAACCATAACATCGGCCGCGCAGATATACTTAAAAGACTCATCAGAACCATTATCTGCATCATCGCTTTTGCGCTGGTGCGCATACTGCTTCACGCCATTGTATTCCTGCAGTTTATCTTTTTGCTTGTTTTGACCAAACACAATGAACCTCTGCGCAGTCTAGGCAACAAGCTCACTACCTATGCATATGAACTGCTTAGATATTCAACCTTGAACGGCAATCGCAGACCTTTTCCTTTTTCCAATCTTCCCGCCGACAACGAGTGTGAACGCCCAACTTCTGATATAGACTATTCCTAAACATATGAGCATACGTAAAAAACTTTTTTTTCTATTGCTGGCATTCAGCCTTATTCCACTGCTGGTGGTCTCAGTTATCAGCAGGCAGGGTATTCAGGATTTCGGACAGACCCAGTCTGAACGACTGCGGTCCAGCATGATCGAGATTCTGACGGGAGAAATGCGCCAGTCTGCGGTCGATTCTGCCAAACTGGTACAGCAGCAGGCAATTTCTCTTGAATTTGCTCTAAAAGCTATTGCTGCTGAAGCCGAGGACGTGCTTAACGATCCGGTCAGCGGGTTGCCTAAAGTATTCTTTGCTGAGGATTTCAATACCAAAGGCAGGGAGCCTGACGACTTCGGCCCCTCCCCGCAGTATTATGTAATTAGTGAAACCGGAAGCAAAACGCCCTCATCTATCAGTTTAGAAGAACCTGTTTTTTACTATCCCCCCGGCAAGGATTTCCTGAAAAAGGACCAGAATCTTGCCCGCCTTTATTATCTGAAACCGGAATTAAAAGAGTTTTTTGCACAGGCCGGAACAGCTCTGCATCGGGTCTACATCACTCTGAACTCCGGTCTGCATATGGCATATCCCGGTCACGGCAGCTATCCGGAAACATACAACCCGCTCAAAAGAGCGTGGTTTACCGAGGCCGTCAGAACCGATACCATCGTCTGGGGCAAATTCATTGATGCCAGTACAGGGCAACAAATCTACACCATTTCTAAGCCCATCAAAGGGCGCAACGGTAAAATTATCGGCGTGGCGGCAATTGATATTCAACTGGTTGAAATTTTGCGTAAAAACGACCTTACATCCCAGTGGTCCAATGCAATTCAAGCCTTTGTGGTCGGTCCGGTAGCCGTTAAGAATGGAGTCGGGTTGCACATCTGGGCTGAGGCCGGACACAATGAATCCAACCTTTCATGGAAATCTCAGCTTCCGGGTAAAGTCAGCTATTTAAAGTCATCTGATACAAAAAAACTTGATAAAATGGTTAAGTCCATCACCCTTGGAAAATCAGGTGTATTGCGCATGCCTTTTAACGGGGTAGATTCTGTCTGGGCATATGCACCTTTCCGCGGTCAGGGCAGTTACGTTCTTATCGTACCGGAAAAAGTGATCACCGCAGTGCCGGACATAGCAGCGCAGGAAACCTTAAACCTGAGCAACAAACTCTATGTCGCAGTTGGTGTGGCCGCAATCTTTACCCTGCTGACCGTTGCGCTTGTAGCTTTTCTGGGCAGCCGCAAAATCATCGCCCCTCTCATTCAGATGACCCGCGCTGCTGAAAAAATTTCCGACGGAGATCTTTCCGTGCATGTTGATGTCAAAACCGGAGACGAGCGGGAAACTCTGGCCGAAGCTTTCAATTCCATGATCCCCAAACTTCAGGATCACATGCGCATCAGCAAATCAATGGAACTGGCGCAGGAGGTGCATGACAGCCTGCTCCCTGAAATGCCGCCGCAGGTCAACGGTCTTGATATTTCAGGACTCAGCATTTCATGCGACGAAATCGGCGGCGACTATTTTGATTACTACATACCGCCAGCCACCGGTGGAACAGGGATTCTACTCGGCGATGTTACCGGACACGGAGTTTCCGCAGCCCTGCTCATGACCACCGGTCGCGCGCACCTTAAACATGCATCAAACAACAATGCATCGCTGGCAGACAGAATCGGTAAGGTTAACAAGTTACTCTGTTCCGACATAGGCGATACGGGCCGCTTCATGACCCTGTTCTGCATGGAGATATCACCGGATAATTCGAGCGCAGTCTACGTGCGCGCCGGACATGATCCGGCAACCATTTATAATCCGGCAACAGGTGAAAAACGTGACTTGATAGGTGACCCTATGCTCGCGCTCGGTATCTTTGATGAGAGCAACTATGATGAATTCAAAGTTGACCTTGAAGAAGGTGAGATTATTTTCATCGGCACGGACGGCATCTGGGAGGCCCGTAATCACAGTGATGAAATGTTCGGCCGTAACCGCCTTGATAAACTGATCATGGCCGGCGCTGACAAAAGTGCTGAAGAAATTCAACGGGACATCATTGCCGCTGTATATGAATTTCAGGATGGTATGGAGCAGGAAGATGATATAACTTTAGTCATCATCAAAGTTAATAACTTCAACCGCGAGTAGTCACATGGAAAACAGCCATCGCTTTTTCAGGAACAACGAATGCCGTTATTTTCCCTGCCACGACACATCAGATGAATTCAGTTTCAACTGTCTGTTCTGCTTCTGCCCGCTATACCTTCTTGAAGATTGCGGCGGACGATACGAACTCACTAACGGCATTAAAAATTGCACCCGCTGCAAAGTTCCACATCGTCCAGACGGATATGACTATATAATTAAGAAGCTTAAACAACAAAACTCCAAATTGATTTAAGGTGACCATATGTCAGATAATTTCAGTTTTTCATTAAATGACGAAGAGAAAA harbors:
- the dinB gene encoding DNA polymerase IV, with protein sequence MQKYIMHIDMDAFFASVEQLDNPALRGRPVGVGSMHRRSVLSAASYEARKFGVRSAMPVHQALKLCPQLQVVSGTRGRYKEISDQVMKVLGNYSPVVEQASIDEAYLDITGTQKLFGPPRKLAQSIKDDIYKTTGLTASVGIAPVKFLAKIASDLNKPNGISIIEPHEVEEFLKTLPVEKIPGVGKKALPRLHAFSVKFAADLRKYSPEFWKERFGERGLVLYEKGAGIDPTPVTLGGQMKSSSAENTFDDDVSDPHVLKTLLLKQSERIAADIRRKGLKGRTITLKIKFPDFRQITRSKTLDFRTSHSGTIYKTGCKLLDNEGRIGPVRLIGIGISNFENRSRQLSLLDDPENPVDDKKLDQLDKAVDQVRRKFGINMLTRGRLLEDE
- the cbiD gene encoding cobalt-precorrin-5B (C(1))-methyltransferase CbiD; its protein translation is MSKVKHGLKEGFTTGSSATAAAMSALRVRLGGTAPKQIEIPLPVKGTLNIPVERVEKTDGCVRGVVIKDGGDDPDATHGKEIHALVEIIAGDELQVNISGGKGVGTVTLPGLPVAVGEPAINPVPRKQIIAGILKELSESDPDFCGTVKVCIEVPEGKIIAENTMNARLGILGGISILGTQGIVRPFSHASWKASIAQALNVSRASGLDNIVFTTGRRSERFYMEHHAGTSEINMVQAADFFKFSMQQATLKKFSKVRWSLFIGKLVKHAMGFPYTHAKDWAINFPQLSDWCAELGISTELTKEIRTANTARQVFDMIPVENKKEYLKMLTGKARANAIAFSGNKELDVEYFLFDFDGSLIHQPGD
- a CDS encoding bifunctional cobalt-precorrin-7 (C(5))-methyltransferase/cobalt-precorrin-6B (C(15))-methyltransferase, with the translated sequence MKHLLQIIGLTPGSLEPPASAVEIIFQADILTGGKRLLDSFPDFKGEKLAFISPVTDYAEKLNKLLKDDKKIVLLADGDPLLFGVAESLAQLICADHVEIIPAPSTVQFAAARLGRSWKEFEIISLHGRTDYSPLWGAMQQEQSCAVYTDKNNSPAVIAKTLLDKGIDNYEMTVLAELNTESETITQGSLESFCESDCPALNLVLLTTLKTTDRQIFGRDDDSFIRQKGLITKFPVRATGIALLDLRPNQTVWDLGGGCGSVAIEASFIGHSSKFYAVEKSAERLQMIEKNIRRFRAWTVTAVHGTMPEALKDLPDPDRIFIGGGIGRDDSVIKEAAQRLKAGGRIVIHTILIGSFERTRRVFESLGWEWQSMQIQASTSDKLAGDVRYKAQNPVTIIWADKPEGH
- the cobM gene encoding precorrin-4 C(11)-methyltransferase; amino-acid sequence: MGKVYFIGAGPGDPELITVKGQRIIREAGLVLYAGSLVPKAVIAEAADNACIKDSASMSLEETNKLLVEHALKGETVARVHTGDPALYGAVQEQARLLEQAFIEYEIIPGVTSACAAAAASGASFTVPGGTQTLILTRMAGRTPVPESESLEKLAAHNSAMAIYLSAGNPSGIQKQLLAGGLAGQTPVIIGYRIGWPEQKSVETTLENLANTAEEQGFKRQTIFMILPGKGGNSESLLYDAGFSHMFRNGED
- a CDS encoding secondary thiamine-phosphate synthase enzyme YjbQ: MEVLKINTDQREEMIDITGKVRTLIRQNGWQSGAVLLYCPHTTGAVTVNEGADPSVVRDIIINMRKLVPHQGDYHHMEGNSDAHIKTSLFGPEQMLIVEDGDLMLGTWQRIFFCEFDGPRSRKLWVKWLAG
- a CDS encoding DUF4389 domain-containing protein; translated protein: MDHQKNHNIGRADILKRLIRTIICIIAFALVRILLHAIVFLQFIFLLVLTKHNEPLRSLGNKLTTYAYELLRYSTLNGNRRPFPFSNLPADNECERPTSDIDYS
- a CDS encoding SpoIIE family protein phosphatase, which encodes MSIRKKLFFLLLAFSLIPLLVVSVISRQGIQDFGQTQSERLRSSMIEILTGEMRQSAVDSAKLVQQQAISLEFALKAIAAEAEDVLNDPVSGLPKVFFAEDFNTKGREPDDFGPSPQYYVISETGSKTPSSISLEEPVFYYPPGKDFLKKDQNLARLYYLKPELKEFFAQAGTALHRVYITLNSGLHMAYPGHGSYPETYNPLKRAWFTEAVRTDTIVWGKFIDASTGQQIYTISKPIKGRNGKIIGVAAIDIQLVEILRKNDLTSQWSNAIQAFVVGPVAVKNGVGLHIWAEAGHNESNLSWKSQLPGKVSYLKSSDTKKLDKMVKSITLGKSGVLRMPFNGVDSVWAYAPFRGQGSYVLIVPEKVITAVPDIAAQETLNLSNKLYVAVGVAAIFTLLTVALVAFLGSRKIIAPLIQMTRAAEKISDGDLSVHVDVKTGDERETLAEAFNSMIPKLQDHMRISKSMELAQEVHDSLLPEMPPQVNGLDISGLSISCDEIGGDYFDYYIPPATGGTGILLGDVTGHGVSAALLMTTGRAHLKHASNNNASLADRIGKVNKLLCSDIGDTGRFMTLFCMEISPDNSSAVYVRAGHDPATIYNPATGEKRDLIGDPMLALGIFDESNYDEFKVDLEEGEIIFIGTDGIWEARNHSDEMFGRNRLDKLIMAGADKSAEEIQRDIIAAVYEFQDGMEQEDDITLVIIKVNNFNRE
- a CDS encoding cysteine-rich small domain-containing protein, encoding MENSHRFFRNNECRYFPCHDTSDEFSFNCLFCFCPLYLLEDCGGRYELTNGIKNCTRCKVPHRPDGYDYIIKKLKQQNSKLI